In one window of Candidatus Rubrimentiphilum sp. DNA:
- a CDS encoding alpha/beta hydrolase: protein MLYSITSVVTSFRVDDAVLDVVSDGNGDAIVLLHGFPLTREIWNAQTSALAQTHRVITPDLRGMGRSSAPGGPYLMETLAGDVAAILDAMSIDRATIAGHSLGGFVALAFARMYTERVSRLALICSRLAADSPEIAGFRNDLADRLERENSIEPALESYLPRLFSDATLRDNPSVIERVRAIVQTNSPQGAAAMLRGMAQRTDSYDIAEELKMPVLIVAGAGDKIGSLDEARETCRAFPAAQLQVMQSSGHLPMLEEPAALTAALAAFAA from the coding sequence ATGTTATACAGTATTACGAGCGTCGTGACAAGTTTTCGCGTTGACGACGCCGTGCTCGATGTCGTCAGCGATGGTAACGGCGACGCGATCGTTCTGCTTCACGGCTTTCCGCTGACGCGCGAAATCTGGAACGCGCAGACTTCCGCGCTCGCGCAAACGCATCGTGTTATCACTCCGGATCTGCGCGGCATGGGACGATCCAGCGCGCCCGGCGGACCGTACTTGATGGAAACTTTGGCGGGTGATGTGGCGGCGATACTCGATGCGATGTCGATCGATCGCGCGACGATCGCAGGTCATTCGCTCGGCGGTTTTGTGGCGCTGGCGTTCGCGCGGATGTATACGGAGCGCGTATCGCGTCTAGCGCTGATTTGCAGCCGCCTTGCGGCGGATTCGCCTGAAATAGCGGGCTTTCGCAACGATCTGGCGGATCGGTTGGAACGCGAAAATAGTATCGAACCGGCGCTTGAATCGTACTTGCCGCGGCTTTTTTCGGACGCGACGTTGCGCGACAATCCGAGTGTGATCGAACGCGTGCGTGCAATCGTGCAGACGAATTCGCCGCAAGGAGCTGCCGCAATGCTGCGCGGGATGGCGCAGCGCACGGACTCCTACGACATTGCGGAAGAATTGAAGATGCCGGTGCTGATCGTTGCCGGCGCGGGCGACAAGATTGGGTCGCTGGACGAGGCTCGGGAAACGTGCCGCGCCTTTCCGGCGGCGCAGCTGCAGGTCATGCAGAGCAGCGGGCACCTCCCGATGCTCGAGGAGCCCGCGGCGCTGACGGCGGCGCTCGCCGCATTTGCGGCTTAG
- a CDS encoding MFS transporter, translating to MSVERALPRRRISIFSALRFRDFRLLWTGLLISNVGSWMQLTATGYYIAQLAGNAHTAALYLGFQGLARAVPVIVLSPVAGLVADIWPRRRILFITNSAMALLAMMLAVFTSLGWMNIVGLILINAASAAALSFDSPARQSWVPLMVDREYVGNAIGLNSIAFNAPAVLGPAIAGLLIVSVGIADSFYVNAIATLAVIVALIFMKPAPPSTVRPESWLGSIAYGLRFLFEHAILKWIILIFVVTAILIRPYSILLPAFVVNTLRGNALDLSLAISATGAGGFFGALLAAYMGTRERRGAILLGAAAVMSLGVFSLGFIWSLWLALPVLFIIGTATMLLLGASNMLIQTLSPDDVRGRAISVYTMVALGLVPGGALIVGAIGSLIGLHYTFLLVGAATALFTLWPWLTRPILRTV from the coding sequence GTGAGCGTCGAGCGCGCGCTTCCGCGCCGCCGCATATCGATCTTCTCCGCGCTGAGGTTTCGCGATTTCCGGTTGCTGTGGACGGGCCTGCTCATCTCGAACGTCGGCTCGTGGATGCAACTGACCGCGACGGGCTATTACATCGCGCAGCTCGCGGGCAACGCGCACACCGCGGCGCTGTACCTCGGATTCCAAGGGTTGGCTCGCGCGGTGCCCGTGATCGTGCTCTCGCCGGTCGCCGGCCTTGTCGCCGATATCTGGCCGCGCCGCCGGATACTGTTCATAACGAATTCGGCGATGGCGCTGCTGGCGATGATGCTGGCCGTTTTTACGAGCCTCGGCTGGATGAATATCGTCGGCCTGATTCTGATCAACGCCGCCAGCGCGGCGGCGCTTTCGTTCGATTCTCCGGCTCGGCAGAGCTGGGTGCCGCTGATGGTCGATCGTGAGTACGTCGGCAACGCGATCGGTTTGAACTCCATCGCTTTCAACGCGCCGGCCGTGCTGGGACCCGCCATCGCGGGCCTGCTGATCGTTTCGGTCGGCATCGCCGATTCGTTCTACGTCAACGCTATCGCGACGCTGGCCGTGATCGTTGCCCTGATTTTCATGAAGCCCGCTCCGCCGAGCACGGTTCGGCCCGAGAGCTGGCTGGGGTCGATCGCCTACGGCCTGCGCTTTCTCTTCGAACACGCCATTTTAAAATGGATTATCCTGATTTTCGTCGTTACCGCGATCCTAATTCGGCCATACAGCATACTGCTGCCGGCGTTCGTGGTAAACACGCTGCGCGGCAACGCCTTGGATCTGAGCCTGGCGATCTCGGCGACCGGCGCAGGTGGTTTCTTCGGCGCGTTGCTGGCAGCGTACATGGGCACGCGGGAGCGGCGCGGCGCCATTTTGTTGGGGGCTGCGGCAGTAATGTCGCTCGGCGTTTTCAGTTTGGGATTTATTTGGAGTCTGTGGCTCGCGCTGCCGGTGCTATTCATCATCGGCACCGCCACGATGCTATTGCTCGGCGCCTCGAACATGCTCATCCAAACGCTCTCGCCGGACGACGTGCGGGGGCGTGCGATCTCGGTCTACACGATGGTTGCGCTGGGACTGGTACCGGGCGGCGCGCTGATCGTAGGCGCGATCGGGTCGCTCATCGGTCTGCACTATACGTTCTTGCTCGTCGGAGCGGCGACGGCGCTCTTCACGCTCTGGCCGTGGCTGACGCGCCCAATTCTCCGGACGGTCTAG
- a CDS encoding cytidylate kinase-like family protein, protein MVITISNRYGCGALLVAQHVAETLGYEYVDEQLPVVVAKRLQTSPEAVESAEDIGQTMGERVLRSLELGTPEVRAEPGPTFDEECLREVQEAVREYAAHGNAVLIGRGAHAILGRRPGVLRVFMLAPREWRIRHVMDNANVDEKTATAELDRIDRARGEYVRAYYGIDWTDAANYDLAVDTSTFGVEGSAAIIIAAARAR, encoded by the coding sequence GTGGTCATCACGATCTCGAATCGCTACGGCTGCGGAGCGCTGCTGGTCGCGCAGCACGTCGCCGAGACGCTCGGCTACGAGTACGTTGACGAGCAGCTGCCGGTCGTCGTCGCGAAGCGCTTGCAAACCTCGCCGGAGGCTGTCGAGTCCGCCGAAGACATCGGACAGACGATGGGCGAGCGGGTGTTGCGCAGCCTCGAGCTCGGAACGCCCGAAGTCCGCGCGGAACCGGGGCCGACGTTCGATGAAGAGTGTCTGCGCGAAGTGCAAGAAGCGGTGCGCGAGTACGCCGCGCACGGCAACGCGGTGCTCATCGGGCGCGGTGCGCACGCGATTTTGGGGCGCAGGCCGGGCGTGCTGCGCGTTTTCATGCTGGCGCCGCGCGAATGGCGCATCCGCCACGTCATGGACAACGCGAACGTAGACGAAAAGACTGCCACGGCCGAACTCGACCGTATCGATCGCGCGCGGGGCGAATACGTTCGCGCCTATTACGGCATCGATTGGACGGACGCCGCGAATTACGACTTGGCGGTCGATACCTCGACCTTCGGCGTGGAAGGCAGCGCGGCCATCATTATCGCGGCAGCACGCGCGCGGTGA
- a CDS encoding ATP-binding cassette domain-containing protein → MPPIIRTRDLRKTFRTPKRRPGVGGALRTLFSREYEDKIAVRDVTMELEAGELVGYIGPNGAGKSTTIKMLTGILVPTSGTIEVAGLVPYERRNDNARNIGVVFGQRSQLYWDLPLVESFELLRAIYSIPRDRYERNVQRFKEMLEMEPFLRTPVRQLSLGQRMRGDFAAAMLHDPRIVYLDEPTIGLDVVAKEAIREFVRHINQDRGTTIILTTHDLADVERLCRRIILIDKGTIIYDGGVERIKEQYGTHRTLVLTLSEPHPDPVLEGAEIESNDRGLVRYRFDRRRVRPDQLIREATQRYELRDISIEEPDLESIIRRIYVEGYDQEPVNS, encoded by the coding sequence ATGCCCCCGATCATTCGGACGCGCGATCTTCGCAAGACCTTTCGCACGCCAAAACGGCGGCCCGGCGTGGGCGGCGCGCTGCGCACGCTCTTTTCGCGCGAGTACGAAGACAAGATCGCCGTCCGCGACGTCACTATGGAGCTGGAAGCGGGGGAGTTGGTCGGGTACATCGGCCCCAACGGCGCCGGCAAGTCAACGACCATCAAGATGCTCACCGGCATTTTGGTGCCGACGTCGGGCACGATCGAAGTCGCGGGCCTCGTCCCTTACGAGCGGCGCAACGACAATGCGCGCAACATCGGCGTCGTCTTCGGGCAGCGCAGCCAGCTCTATTGGGATTTGCCGCTGGTCGAATCGTTCGAACTCTTGCGCGCGATCTACTCGATTCCGCGCGATCGGTACGAGCGCAACGTGCAGCGCTTCAAAGAAATGCTCGAGATGGAGCCGTTTTTGCGGACGCCGGTGCGGCAGCTCTCGCTCGGACAGCGAATGCGCGGTGACTTCGCGGCGGCGATGCTGCACGACCCGCGCATCGTGTACTTGGACGAGCCGACCATCGGCCTCGACGTCGTCGCGAAGGAAGCCATCCGCGAATTCGTCCGCCACATCAACCAGGATCGCGGAACGACCATCATTCTGACCACGCACGATCTGGCCGACGTCGAGCGGCTCTGCCGGCGCATCATCTTAATCGATAAAGGCACGATCATCTACGACGGCGGCGTCGAGCGCATTAAGGAACAGTACGGAACGCACCGCACGCTCGTGCTGACACTCTCGGAGCCCCACCCGGATCCGGTGCTCGAGGGAGCGGAGATCGAGTCGAACGATCGCGGCTTGGTGCGCTACCGGTTCGATCGGCGGCGTGTGCGCCCCGATCAACTCATTCGTGAAGCGACGCAACGCTACGAACTGCGCGACATCAGCATCGAAGAACCGGACTTGGAGTCCATTATCCGAAGAATCTACGTCGAAGGCTACGACCAGGAGCCCGTTAACTCATGA
- a CDS encoding ABC-2 family transporter protein: protein MTLAPYVEFAKKAFAREATYRLEVFTEIGSLIVRVYLLRSVWTALYAQNLAPMNLPLHSMITYATVALLMSLILEVDGTRLIREKIREGTIATDLLKPISVPFYFFSDGFGQTGLHALLVIPSILFALLLVHIDVPSAPVFAAFLFSFAIGYLLNFFVNFVMNAIAFWTLETFAIQLIVRWVSDLLSGQIIPLTFFPGIFGRIVFALPFAAIYSTPLLIYVGVVQPQDYARYFTIQVLWLMFFSALSFVIWRAAARRVVIQGG, encoded by the coding sequence ATGACCTTGGCGCCGTACGTCGAGTTCGCTAAAAAAGCGTTCGCGCGTGAAGCGACGTACCGGCTCGAGGTCTTCACGGAGATCGGCTCGCTTATCGTACGGGTCTATCTGCTGCGCTCGGTCTGGACGGCGCTCTACGCGCAGAACCTCGCGCCGATGAACCTGCCGCTCCACAGCATGATCACCTACGCCACGGTCGCGCTGCTGATGTCGCTCATCTTAGAAGTTGACGGAACGCGGCTGATCCGCGAGAAGATTCGTGAAGGCACGATCGCAACCGACCTGTTGAAACCCATCAGCGTGCCGTTCTACTTCTTCAGCGACGGGTTCGGGCAGACGGGGCTGCACGCGCTGCTGGTTATCCCCTCGATACTGTTTGCACTGCTGCTCGTGCACATCGACGTACCGTCCGCTCCTGTTTTCGCCGCCTTTCTCTTCTCGTTTGCGATCGGCTACTTGCTGAATTTTTTCGTGAACTTTGTGATGAACGCGATCGCGTTCTGGACGCTGGAGACGTTCGCGATTCAACTGATCGTCCGATGGGTTTCGGATCTGCTCAGCGGCCAAATCATCCCGCTGACGTTCTTTCCGGGCATTTTTGGACGGATCGTTTTCGCGCTGCCGTTCGCAGCGATCTATTCGACGCCGCTGCTCATCTACGTCGGTGTGGTTCAGCCGCAGGACTATGCACGGTACTTCACCATACAAGTTTTGTGGCTGATGTTTTTTAGCGCGCTTTCGTTCGTCATTTGGCGCGCCGCCGCGCGGCGCGTGGTGATTCAAGGTGGCTAG
- a CDS encoding cytochrome ubiquinol oxidase subunit I — MASAVFADRIQFAFTVMFHYLFPIGTMGLAPFIAWYTVKGVRQNDENAIRAARFWAKIFTINFAVGVVTGIPMEFQFGTNWAIFSARAGSAVGQPLAMEGVYAFFLESVFIGIFILGRTRVSAGFYAFSAVAIWIGAWVSGFFIVATDAWMQHPVGYTMLSGGKIALTSLPALLLQPFAWWQFAHVMTGALLTGSFIVAGVGAYYLLGNRQTGFGERFVRAGVIVGLIASVIVIFPTGDRNSVDVTRDQPIKLSAMEGLFHTKQGAPIAIFGMPDVPHQKLIDPIYVPDALSFLAYGNFRATVKGLEEYPGDQRPPIELTYYAYHVMVGLGTIFVAIMVIAAVLLFLRRLPRARWMLWILMLAMPFPYIANEAGWTATEVGRQPWIVYGLMRTADATSPNVVAGEVIFTTIGFAGMYFIIGLLFMLLVLRQIALGPESEAVAK, encoded by the coding sequence GTGGCTAGCGCCGTCTTCGCGGATCGCATTCAATTCGCGTTTACGGTCATGTTCCATTACTTGTTTCCAATCGGGACGATGGGACTGGCGCCGTTCATCGCGTGGTACACCGTGAAGGGCGTCCGGCAAAATGACGAAAACGCGATTCGCGCGGCGCGTTTCTGGGCGAAAATCTTCACAATCAACTTTGCCGTCGGCGTCGTGACCGGAATTCCGATGGAATTCCAGTTCGGAACGAACTGGGCTATCTTTTCAGCGCGCGCGGGCAGCGCCGTCGGCCAACCGCTCGCGATGGAAGGCGTGTACGCGTTTTTCCTCGAGTCTGTGTTCATCGGCATCTTTATTTTGGGACGCACTCGAGTTTCGGCGGGGTTCTATGCGTTCTCGGCGGTAGCGATTTGGATTGGAGCCTGGGTTTCGGGATTTTTCATCGTCGCGACCGATGCGTGGATGCAGCATCCCGTCGGTTACACGATGCTTTCGGGCGGAAAGATTGCGTTGACCTCGCTGCCGGCTCTTTTGCTGCAGCCGTTTGCCTGGTGGCAGTTCGCGCACGTCATGACGGGCGCGCTGTTGACCGGATCCTTCATCGTAGCGGGCGTGGGAGCATACTATTTGCTCGGCAACCGGCAAACCGGCTTCGGCGAACGCTTCGTCCGGGCCGGCGTCATCGTGGGCCTGATCGCATCCGTGATCGTCATTTTCCCGACCGGCGACCGGAACAGCGTCGACGTCACCCGCGATCAGCCGATCAAACTCTCCGCGATGGAGGGCCTTTTTCACACCAAGCAGGGTGCGCCGATCGCGATCTTCGGCATGCCGGATGTTCCTCATCAGAAGCTCATCGATCCGATCTACGTCCCCGATGCGCTGAGTTTTCTCGCTTATGGTAATTTCCGGGCGACCGTCAAAGGGCTGGAAGAATACCCCGGCGACCAGCGACCGCCGATCGAACTGACGTACTACGCCTACCACGTGATGGTCGGGCTCGGGACGATCTTCGTTGCGATCATGGTGATCGCAGCGGTGTTGTTGTTTTTGCGGCGTTTGCCGCGCGCGCGCTGGATGCTATGGATTCTCATGCTGGCAATGCCGTTTCCGTATATTGCGAATGAGGCGGGCTGGACTGCAACCGAGGTAGGCCGGCAGCCGTGGATCGTCTACGGACTCATGCGAACCGCGGATGCCACTTCGCCCAACGTCGTTGCTGGCGAAGTCATCTTCACCACGATCGGATTCGCCGGCATGTACTTCATCATCGGACTGCTCTTCATGCTGTTGGTCCTGCGCCAAATCGCGCTCGGACCCGAGAGCGAGGCGGTAGCAAAATGA
- the cydB gene encoding cytochrome d ubiquinol oxidase subunit II, producing the protein MNTAAFVVLAGMLGAYVLLDGFDLGVGALHLFVARTDRERTASFATIGPFWSGNEVMLIAAGGTLFAFFPQAYAASFSGFYLPFMVALWLLMVRGLSIELRGHFADPLWRGFWDVGFSIASSLLALLMGVTIGNLLRGLPMGQNGFFSGTFAFLLNPYALGVGVFSVIVLALHGAAFMRWRSDPGSEIGAHAQKAFVILWPIALVAYAGVTAATMAVHPVHNAVLWLVPILGVASLVAARFVKSAALCLTATSIFLLALMISAAGTLYPYLLPAFPIGSGGLDIAAASTPQSLPSAFIAVAIGLPAVLIYATLAARRVLSRKA; encoded by the coding sequence ATGAATACCGCCGCGTTTGTCGTGCTGGCCGGAATGCTGGGCGCCTATGTTCTCTTGGACGGCTTCGATCTTGGCGTGGGCGCGCTGCACCTCTTCGTCGCGCGCACGGACCGCGAGCGCACCGCGTCGTTCGCGACCATCGGTCCGTTCTGGAGCGGCAACGAAGTCATGCTCATTGCCGCCGGCGGCACGCTCTTTGCATTTTTTCCGCAGGCATATGCCGCATCGTTCAGCGGGTTCTATCTGCCGTTCATGGTCGCGCTGTGGCTGTTGATGGTTCGCGGGTTGTCGATCGAACTGCGCGGACACTTCGCCGACCCGCTGTGGCGCGGGTTTTGGGACGTCGGGTTCTCAATTGCGAGCTCGCTCTTGGCGCTCCTGATGGGCGTAACAATCGGCAATCTCTTGCGCGGGCTTCCGATGGGGCAAAACGGATTCTTCTCCGGAACGTTCGCATTTTTGCTGAATCCGTACGCGCTCGGCGTCGGCGTCTTCAGCGTGATCGTTCTCGCGCTTCACGGCGCCGCGTTCATGCGCTGGCGTTCCGATCCCGGCTCGGAGATCGGAGCGCACGCCCAAAAAGCGTTCGTTATCCTATGGCCGATCGCGCTCGTGGCCTACGCCGGCGTCACGGCGGCGACAATGGCCGTCCATCCCGTGCATAACGCCGTGCTCTGGCTCGTCCCGATCCTCGGCGTCGCCTCGCTTGTCGCTGCGCGTTTCGTGAAGTCAGCCGCGCTTTGCTTAACCGCGACATCGATCTTTCTGCTGGCGCTGATGATCTCGGCGGCCGGCACACTCTATCCGTACTTGTTGCCCGCGTTTCCGATCGGCTCGGGCGGATTGGACATTGCCGCGGCCTCGACGCCGCAGTCGCTGCCGAGCGCCTTTATCGCCGTTGCGATTGGTTTGCCTGCCGTGCTGATTTACGCAACGCTGGCTGCGCGCCGCGTGCTAAGCCGTAAAGCCTAG
- a CDS encoding UBP-type zinc finger domain-containing protein, which produces MSETCTHLDHIHKVQPRTPEGCEECLKIGSDWVHLRECLECGHIGCCDNSINKHATKHFHATKHPIIQSFQPGENWKWCYVDELMWE; this is translated from the coding sequence ATGAGCGAAACCTGCACGCATCTCGACCACATTCACAAAGTTCAACCGCGTACGCCCGAAGGCTGCGAAGAGTGCCTGAAGATCGGCAGCGACTGGGTGCACCTGCGCGAGTGTTTGGAGTGCGGTCATATCGGCTGCTGTGACAATTCGATTAACAAACATGCCACCAAACATTTCCACGCCACGAAACACCCGATCATCCAATCGTTTCAGCCGGGTGAAAACTGGAAGTGGTGTTACGTCGACGAGCTGATGTGGGAGTAA
- a CDS encoding pirin family protein — translation MNTISEPPTTFAVQRAGERFFADHGWLKTYHSFSFAEYHDPQNVQWGALRVFNDDYIAAGAGFPTHPHRDMEILTYVLSGELEHQDSMGNKGVVKAGGVQFMSAGTGVRHSENNARKDLDLHLVQMWVLPGRLGTPPTYGQVDFTAADRHNRWLTVASGEPNVETPIVLTQNATLRVARLENHTLRHTFQPQRYGFLFVAEGQIKVNDETLRAGDALRTYDIERIELQGTGETVLWDVPAA, via the coding sequence ATGAACACAATTTCCGAGCCGCCCACCACTTTCGCCGTTCAGCGGGCCGGCGAACGGTTTTTCGCCGATCACGGCTGGCTGAAGACGTATCATTCCTTCAGTTTCGCCGAGTACCACGATCCGCAGAACGTACAGTGGGGCGCGCTGCGGGTATTCAACGACGACTACATCGCAGCGGGCGCCGGTTTTCCGACGCACCCGCACCGCGACATGGAGATCCTGACCTACGTTCTCAGCGGTGAATTGGAGCATCAGGACAGCATGGGAAACAAAGGCGTCGTCAAAGCCGGCGGCGTGCAGTTCATGAGCGCCGGCACGGGCGTGCGGCACTCCGAGAACAACGCGCGCAAAGACTTGGACTTGCATCTCGTGCAGATGTGGGTGCTGCCGGGCCGCCTGGGAACCCCGCCGACCTATGGGCAAGTCGATTTTACGGCCGCCGATCGCCACAATCGCTGGTTAACGGTTGCATCGGGCGAGCCAAACGTCGAGACGCCGATTGTGCTCACGCAAAATGCAACGCTCCGCGTGGCGCGTTTGGAGAATCACACTTTGCGGCACACCTTCCAGCCGCAACGCTACGGGTTCTTGTTCGTCGCTGAAGGGCAGATAAAGGTCAACGACGAGACTTTGCGCGCCGGTGACGCGCTGCGCACCTACGATATCGAACGCATCGAGCTGCAGGGTACGGGTGAAACGGTTCTCTGGGACGTGCCGGCAGCATGA
- a CDS encoding ABC-2 family transporter protein yields MLATYYQYWRINFLTMLEYRANFIMWFAFTIIYHATAIAALWVTLRMFPSMNGWDFKQMAFLYALWMLGHEFHNAFFFNVVSVPEYVREGRFDRFLVRPQDTLFQTLTVPAQLFPDGIILALIYFVLATRYSGVNVDAAFVLFVPLVMVGGALIDLGISLAVATISFWFVRVDTLRWVVMSLEQEFTRYPISIYTRGVRFLLAFVFPFAFMNYFPATFLLHKAETGFSLSPQIGLLTPLVGFAWLALSYAFWRFGLQHYQGTGS; encoded by the coding sequence ATGCTCGCGACATATTACCAGTATTGGCGCATCAACTTCCTGACGATGCTCGAGTATCGCGCGAATTTCATCATGTGGTTCGCTTTCACGATCATCTACCACGCAACCGCGATCGCGGCGCTTTGGGTGACGCTGCGGATGTTCCCGTCGATGAACGGCTGGGATTTCAAGCAGATGGCCTTTCTCTACGCGCTCTGGATGCTGGGACACGAGTTTCACAACGCGTTCTTCTTTAACGTCGTCAGCGTCCCGGAGTACGTCCGTGAGGGCCGCTTCGACAGGTTCCTGGTGCGTCCCCAGGACACGCTCTTCCAGACCCTGACGGTTCCCGCGCAGCTCTTCCCCGACGGCATTATTTTGGCGCTCATCTACTTCGTGCTGGCGACGCGTTACAGCGGCGTGAACGTCGACGCGGCCTTTGTGTTGTTCGTTCCGCTGGTCATGGTCGGGGGCGCCCTCATCGATTTGGGAATATCGCTGGCCGTGGCGACTATCTCGTTTTGGTTCGTGCGCGTGGATACGCTGCGGTGGGTCGTGATGTCGCTGGAGCAAGAGTTTACGCGGTATCCCATCAGCATCTATACGCGCGGCGTGCGCTTTTTGTTGGCTTTCGTCTTCCCGTTTGCGTTCATGAACTATTTCCCGGCGACGTTTCTGCTGCACAAGGCCGAAACGGGATTCTCCCTTTCGCCGCAGATCGGATTACTGACGCCGCTCGTCGGATTCGCGTGGCTGGCGTTGTCCTACGCTTTCTGGCGATTCGGTTTGCAGCACTACCAGGGAACTGGCTCGTGA